One genomic window of Clostridioides sp. ES-S-0054-01 includes the following:
- a CDS encoding DedA family protein, with amino-acid sequence MSVINSFILQYGLISVFVLIMIEYACFPLPSEVVLPLCGAIAARNHFGFLTILILSIIAGILGSIFCYTVGNWGGKSIINKIIEICPKAKKGIFASQDYFNKYSSISVCVCRLIPLCRTYISFIAGIAGQNIITFVISSLVGITIWNISLISIGYIFSESWVKIMSHYNDYKFLVLIIPISVILIGFAIKSYIHKKHHKVRL; translated from the coding sequence GTGTCTGTAATCAATAGTTTTATTTTACAATATGGATTAATCTCTGTATTTGTATTAATTATGATTGAGTATGCTTGTTTTCCATTACCTAGCGAAGTTGTTTTACCATTATGTGGAGCAATTGCGGCAAGAAATCATTTTGGATTTTTGACAATTCTAATTTTGAGTATAATTGCAGGTATACTTGGTTCAATATTTTGTTACACAGTAGGAAATTGGGGTGGTAAATCTATCATCAATAAAATAATAGAAATATGCCCAAAGGCGAAGAAAGGAATATTTGCATCTCAGGATTATTTTAATAAATATTCTTCTATTTCCGTCTGCGTATGTAGATTAATTCCATTATGTAGAACATACATATCTTTTATAGCAGGTATAGCAGGTCAAAATATTATAACTTTTGTAATATCATCTCTTGTGGGAATTACCATATGGAATATTTCCTTAATTAGTATTGGGTATATTTTCTCAGAGAGTTGGGTAAAAATAATGTCTCATTATAATGATTATAAATTTCTAGTTTTAATTATACCAATATCTGTAATCCTTATTGGATTTGCTATTAAGTCATATATACATAAAAAACACCACAAGGTAAGATTATAA